In the genome of Fusobacterium sp. SYSU M8D902, the window TCAAAAGTTAAATTTGAATATTTAAATAAAATTAATATTTCATCTATTTCTCTGTCCATTATAGAAGATTCAGAAAAAGTAGGGGAAAATATTATAACTTTATATTCAGAGATAATATTATCTTTTTTTACATTTTTATTTGGAATTTATTTTTTTAGTAGAATAAATTTTTTGTTAATTATTTATGTATTCCCTCCAGTATTAATATTAATTTTAATACTTAATAAAATATCTCAAAAAATAAAATTAATTATTTCTGTATCAAAAATAAAATTAATAAATGTTTTAGGATTATTTAATGATGGAATATTAGGAATAAAAACTTTGAAAGTTCATCAAGTTGAAAAAGATTTTTTAGAAAAAATAAAAAAAGATTCTTTTTCATTACAAGAAATTAAGATAAAACAAGCGGAATTAAAAGGTATTAATTTCTTTTTTTCAGATATAACTTTTATTATTTCTTTTGGTATTACTTTAATAATAGCTTCTATTTTTGTGAAAAAAAATTATTTAACAATAGGGGAATTAACTGCTATTTTGATGTATAACCATCTATTAACAGATCCTATTTTAAAACTAATAGAGCTTTATCCTAAAATTATAGAAATTTTAAATTGTTTAAAAAGAATAGAAGAAATCAAAATTTTTCCAGAAGAAAAGGAAAAAATATATGGAAAAGTTAATAAGATAGAACTAAAAGCAATAACTATTAAATTTGGTGAAAATATAGTACAATCTGACATTAATTTAATTATAAATTCATCATTTGGGATTTTTGGAGAAAGTGGAAAAGGAAAAAGTTCATTATTAAATATAATTTCAGGATTAATAGAACCTAAAATAGGAGAGGTTTACTATTATTTTGATGACAAAAAAGTAAATTATTTTCCTAAAGTTTCATATATGATGCAAGATGATTTTATTTTTAATATGAGTTTAAAAGATAATATATTACTTGGAAGTAAAAATATTACTGAAAATGAATATAAAGAGATTTTAAAAATCTGTAATTTAGAGTATTTAGACTTTAGATATAAAGAAAAAAATATAGGAAAAAATGGAGGAACTTTATCTGGAGGAGAAAAAACAAGAATAAA includes:
- a CDS encoding ABC transporter ATP-binding protein gives rise to the protein MVNLFKGNKKVFIFLFGLLLFISCFRVLPIYFIEKIIDLASTSNIDINQENIYKIIKIGFFFILVNTFKSFLFSVSKWFSENNQAKISTNLKILMFEKFSKVKFEYLNKINISSISLSIIEDSEKVGENIITLYSEIILSFFTFLFGIYFFSRINFLLIIYVFPPVLILILILNKISQKIKLIISVSKIKLINVLGLFNDGILGIKTLKVHQVEKDFLEKIKKDSFSLQEIKIKQAELKGINFFFSDITFIISFGITLIIASIFVKKNYLTIGELTAILMYNHLLTDPILKLIELYPKIIEILNCLKRIEEIKIFPEEKEKIYGKVNKIELKAITIKFGENIVQSDINLIINSSFGIFGESGKGKSSLLNIISGLIEPKIGEVYYYFDDKKVNYFPKVSYMMQDDFIFNMSLKDNILLGSKNITENEYKEILKICNLEYLDFRYKEKNIGKNGGTLSGGEKTRIKIARTLANKEADIFLFDEISAGIDNDNLFNIFNNIESFLIKQNKIRVYVDHNNYIKKQLHNYIFIN